Proteins co-encoded in one Acropora muricata isolate sample 2 unplaced genomic scaffold, ASM3666990v1 scaffold_246, whole genome shotgun sequence genomic window:
- the LOC136901001 gene encoding uncharacterized protein gives MADLRDNELSPMDDSSSVSNVTDKKKTKTSDKNVPEGTSNVVRVIANTESDVSNESNQCMESIESMESSERNESNESNESNEMKGDEIPNKNVRSLADPSSEGAARTKKVAKASSRKARKPSSSTPSLPTTLPGAAKHVGLPSSVSAVPPRNRAR, from the exons ATGGCAGATCTCAGAGATAATGAGCTGTCCCCTATGGACGACTCGTCTTCTGTATCTAACGTtactgataaaaagaaaacaaaaactagtgATAAAAACGTACCTGAAGGTACCAGTAACGTAGTAAGGGTTATTGCAAATACCGAAAGTGatgtaagtaatgaaagtaaccaATGTATGGAAAGTATTGAAAGTATGGAAAGTTCTGAacgtaatgaaagtaatgaaagtaatgaaagtaatgaaatgAAAGGTGATGAAATACCTAACAAAAACGTA CGTAGCTTGGCTGATCCTTCCTCCGAAGGAGCAGCTCGAACTAAAAAAGTGGCTAAGGCGTCGAGCCGTAAGGCTCGTAAACCGTCTTCGTCCACGCCTTCTCTTCCGACTACTCTTCCTGGTGCTGCTAAGCATGTGGGTCTGCCCTCGTCCGTATCGGCAGTGCCCCCACGCAACCGGGCTCGTTAG